From Bradysia coprophila strain Holo2 chromosome IV unlocalized genomic scaffold, BU_Bcop_v1 contig_5, whole genome shotgun sequence, one genomic window encodes:
- the LOC119071696 gene encoding uncharacterized protein LOC119071696, protein MTAIDQYVTGVSSQLGPSSATDDTNSESFANVLYRSEGTPSATDNESEIDEDGVICVKGDPQKKKLYRDELGSIGAGQLQMNLYADVKGSCDNTKMFVRPSSDGTVKKLCCPFCLKLYPKLARHLEDMHETEAKVREFINLPKRKSKPFF, encoded by the exons ATGACAGCAATTGACCAATATGTGACTGGAGTGTCATCTCAACTCGGACCGTCTTCAGCAACTGATGACACTAACTCCGAGTCATTTGCGAATGTGTTGTATCGATCCGAAGGAACTCCGTCTGCAACCGATAACGAAAG cGAAATTGACGAAGACGGAGTGATTTGTGTTAAGGGCGATCCgcagaaaaagaaattgtatCGCGATGAGCTG GGTTCAATTGGTGCGGGCCAACTGCAAATGAATCTTTATGCTGACGTCAAGGGATCGTGCGACAACACGAAGATGTTTGTGAGACCCTCTTCCGATGGTACAGTAAAAAAGCTTTGCTGTCCATTTTGCCTGAAGTTGTATCCGAAGCTGGCACGACATTTGGAGGATATGCATGAGACGGAGGCTAAAGTGAGGGAGTTCATCAACCTGCCAAAACGTAAgtcaaaaccatttttttga
- the LOC119072028 gene encoding THAP domain-containing protein 1-like, whose product MVQTCFSRGCQSKGVKGNACSFFRFPSNETEAQYWLEKIFQLNEQTTEPSKYARVCEKHFAEQDIKRNGSRNVLKKGAIPTVCLNYVYDESIDVEYLEEEESMECGDDINTDVLTMQIQPPSSTAAIQNEPKSVNIELKNNRYAMCMTRSPTTPKTGSSHVYIDNISEKQETIDPPRRGRRLCYPGDVRDDEHS is encoded by the exons atggTGCAAACGTGCTTCAGCAGGGGATGCCAAAGTAAAGGAGTCAAGGGAAATGCCTGTTCATTTTTCCG TTTTCCTTCGAATGAGACTGAAGCCCAATATTGGCtggagaaaattttccaactaAATGAGCAAACAACGGAGCCTAGTAAATATGCTAGGGTTTGTGAGAAACACTTCGCAGAACAGGATATTAAAAGGAACGGTTCACGGAATGTTCTGAAGAAAGGGGCCATACCAACAGTTTGTTTGAATTACGTGTATGATGAGAG CATCGATGTTGAAtatttagaagaagaagagtCTATGGAGTGTGGTGACGACATTAACACCGATGTACTTACTATGCAAATTCAACCACC ATCATCAACAGCAGCAATTCAAAATGAGCCCAAGAGTGTCAATATcgaactgaaaaataatagaTATGCAATGTGCATGACTCGGTCACCGACAACTCCAAAGACAGGAAGTAGCCACGTCTACATTGACAACATTAGCGAAAAGCAAGAGACGATTGACCCACCGAGACGAGGAAGACGTCTGTGTTATCCTGGTGATGTGCGTGATGACGAGCACTcgtga
- the LOC119072027 gene encoding uncharacterized protein LOC119072027: MVGKFSFQFIIIMGRCKKQPKKSYSQQQLFSAIQAVRNGASQFASAKKFGIPRSTLFNKITGKTLLGKKPGPATVLLPEEEQTIENWVFGLAVRGFPVTKRQLLRSIQFYLNINKRKTIFKNNIPGRKWYDSFRERHPLISEKLSQNLTVRRAAVSANAIRAWHAEIVKYCEEHSLMDALKDPERVFNMDEKGFILTPNNEVVLVKRGNKAVYNRSKNDEKECVTALLGGSASGKMTPPMIIHSYKRMPSAVLANNPAKWSVGISDNGWQTQQTFHDYITNIFYKWLLEEKVPLPVLLFIDGHKSHVSLTLSDFCASHHIELIALHPNSTHLTQPMDVGVFKPLNTSWTNQAKDWRIANQYAKIAKKDVAPILEKAIKAINYGEHLKNAFKKSGIFPFNVDNIDLSRVLPSIEASASGQEQLWNPQQATDTIHETSEEVNIQSMAQHRLEHFENILGSTVLNSFRSTDVWTGAKEYSILFTIWKRMYIEALESIDTDTSDVIIVVDSDEISENVTKVDGAKYSLVDGANRSLLMEGVDIHTESLDAVQLKPDASDSNTIPSGPDTDDRDHFSTDIIGNQADTSSANAHPSAADRDDRKQCTEKGIYQSKIAKPTGTDESVEVVDKFNPAAFKEAFFWPIEEPKKVKKAVPKIPSVMSSEDWRDHERKKSDEKQQKQVELDARKAARAAKKLEASKIAAEKLVLKQKKQAEKLVDEKRSPFVGSKPNTRQRRTKPIKTGK; the protein is encoded by the exons ATGGTTGGTAAATTCTCATTCCAGTTCATCATCATTATGGGACGCTGTAAGAAGCAACCAAAGAAAAGCTATTCGCagcaacaattattttcgGCGATACAGGCAGTAAGAAATGGCGCAAGTCAGTTTGCATCCGCAAAGAAATTTGGAATACCAAGATCAactttgttcaacaaaatcacTGGAAAGACGTTGCTGGGAAAGAAACCCGGACCAGCAACTGTGTTGTTGCCTGAGGAAGAGCAAACAATTGAGAATTGGGTCTTTGGACTTGCAGTTAGAGGATTTCCAGTGACCAAAAGACAATTGCTACGATCGATTCAGTTTTACCTCAACATCAACAAgcgaaaaaccatttttaaaaacaacatCCCAGGCCGGAAATGGTACGATTCGTTTCGTGAAAGGCATCCACTAATATCGGAAAAACTGTCTCAAAATCTCACTGTTCGAAGAGCAGCAGTGTCGGCAAATGCAATACGAGCGTGGCATGCAGAAATCGTAAAGTATTGCGAAGAGCACAGTTTGATGGATGCGTTGAAAGATCCCGAACGCGTTTTCAACATGGACGAAAAGGGTTTTATTTTGACTCCCAACAATGAGGTTGTGTTGGTAAAGAGAGGTAATAAGGCTGTCTACAATCGATccaaaaacgatgaaaaagaGTGCGTCACGGCATTACTGGGTGGTAGCGCTTCAGGAAAAATGACACCTCCAATGATCATCCATTCTTACAAACGGATGCCTTCCGCAGTTTTGGCAAACAATCCGGCAAAGTGGAGCGTTGGTATATCAGACAATGGTTGGCAGACTCAACAAACTTTCCACGATTAcatcacaaacattttttataaatggCTGCTGGAGGAAAAGGTACCACTCCCAGTTCTATTGTTCATCGATGGACACAAGTCGCATGTATCGTTGACTCTTAGTGACTTTTGTGCGTCCCATCACATAGAGCTGATAGCTCTACATCCGAACTCGACCCATCTTACTCAGCCTATGGACGTTGGGGTGTTTAAACCATTGAACACTTCGTGGACCAATCAAGCGAAAGATTGGAGAATTGCCAACCAGTACGCAAAAATCGCAAAGAAGGACGTGGCTCCTATTCTTGAGAAAGCCATCAAGGCTATCAATTACGGAGAACACTTGAAAAATGCCTTCAAGAAAAGTGGCATTTTTCCATTCAATGTTGACAACATTGATCTGTCCCGAGTGCTGCCTAGCATTGAGGCTTCAGCAAGTGGGCAGGAGCAATTGTGGAACCCACAACAAGCAACTGATACGATACATGAAACAAGTGAAGAAGTAAACATTCAAAGCATGGCGCAACATCGTTTGGAacattttgagaatatcttgGGCAGCACAGTTTTGAATTCGTTTCGGTCGACTGATGTTTGGACAGGGGCGAAAGAGTATTCAATTCTCTTCACCATATGGAAACGGATGTACATCGAAGCGTTGGAGTCTATCGACACGGATACATCAGATGTGATTATTGTTGTGGATAGTGACGAAATATCCGAGAACGTCACTAAAGTCGATGGTGCAAAGTATTCATTGGTGGATGGAGCGAACAGAAGTTTGCTAATGGAAG GTGTCGATATCCATACTGAATCCCTTGATGCTGTGCAATTGAAACCTGATGCATCGGATTCAAATACAATTCCATCTGGTCCCGACACTGATGACCGTGACCATTTTTCCACTGACATTATTGGAAACCAAGCTGATACATCGAGTGCAAACGCACATCCATCTGCTGCTGACAGAGACGACCGCAAGCAATGTACTGAAAAGGGAATCTATCAGTCGAAGATTGCAAAACCTACCGGTACAGATG AATCCGTTGAGGTTGTTGACAAATTCAATCCAGCCGCATTCAAGGAGGCGTTTTTCTGGCCCATTGAGGAACCAAAGAAAGTCAAAAAGGCAGTTCCGAAGATTCCGTCAGTAATGTCGAGCGAGGACTGGAGAGATCACGAACGGAAGAAAAGCGACGAGAAGCAACAGAAACAAGTTGAGCTAGACGCTCGTAAAGCTGCTCGTGCAGCTAAAAAATTGGAGGCGTCCAAAATAGCGGCCGAAAAACTTGttttgaagcaaaaaaaacaGGCAGAAAAGCTGGTGGACGAAAAACGATCACCGTTTGTGGGCAGCAAGCCAAACACCCGACAGCGTCGCACAAAGCCAATAAAAACTGGCAAATAA
- the LOC119071694 gene encoding BLOC-1-related complex subunit 7, with translation MASASSSSARLLFSDSKRRLAERVNVNVNNAASVARQIVRGSKSNEVLMQAAKGFAQQESTIENTLQNLKRMELIRQQMGYQYDAVEENAKKLEYVKEQVKAMER, from the exons ATGGCATCAGCGTCAAGCAGTAGTGCTAGACTTTTGTTTAGTGATTCGAAGCGTCGCTTAGCAGAACGAGtaaacgttaacgttaacaatGCAGCGTCGGTTGCAAGACAAATCGTGAGGGGGTCAAAATCGAATGAG GTCTTAATGCAAGCAGCTAAGGGCTTTGCACAACAAGAGTCAACTATTGAAAATACGCTACAAAACCTGAAAAGGATGGAATTAATTCGTCAACAAATGGGATATCAATACGACGCAGTCgaagaaaatgcaaagaaatTGGAATACGTGAAAGAACAAGTGAAGGCAATGGAGCGATAA